In a genomic window of Xenopus laevis strain J_2021 chromosome 5S, Xenopus_laevis_v10.1, whole genome shotgun sequence:
- the clcn2.S gene encoding chloride channel protein 2 isoform X2: MPGNGVQQRALKYEQTLMYGRYTQDLGVFAKEEAERIRQKREVQQPFKKPQTVELQEYDESRCAKCKSCCVHSQRLVLSRIGEDWIFLILLGLLMALVSWTMDFTIAICLQAHKWMYGGLDNNVFLQYLAWITYPVVLITFSAGFTQILAPQAVGSGIPEMKTILRGVVLKEYLTLKTFIAKVIGLTCALGSGLPLGKEGPFVHVASMCAALLSKFLSLFGGIYENESRNIEMLAAACAVGVGCCFAAPIGGVLFSIEVTSTFFAVRNYWRGFFAATFSAFIFRVLAVWIKDEETITALFKTRFPLDYPFDLQELPAFAVIGIASGFGGALFVYLNRKIVEFMRKQKTINRFLMKKRLLFPALVTLLIATLTFPPGFGQFMAGQLTQKETLVTLFDNNTWAQQGISEDFVYRGISTVWKHPKANVFVTLVVFILMKFWMSALATTIPVPCGAFMPVFVIGAAFGRLVGESMAVWFPDGIQTDGSTYRIVPGGYAVVGAAALSGAVTHTVSTAVIVFELTGQISHILPVMIAVILANAVAQSLQPSLYDSIIRIKKLPYLPELGWGHQEKYNVKVEDIMLRNIPFVTLNSKYRELQELLTNCHLKNLPLVETAESMILLGSIDRSQLLSLLRFQLSSKRRLQQLRERQSIGKKPSENSVRFQITTEESTFSPPQGETKKPLKPALKRTLSSLTDPPADDSDNSVGALKNIFCARDFSEPMEGEDLDEIDTMTQSQILEWEELQLEESINFNDCNIDPAPFQLVERTSLHKAHNVFSLLGLEHAYVTSIGRLIGMVTLRELRKAIEGSVTVKGAKLRPPMASFRDSVTSNSDTETTNITKLWERSRRHLLPRESSPSDSDDK; encoded by the exons ATGTATGGCAGGTATACACAGGACCTCGGGGTTTTTGCCAAAGAGGAGGCAGAACGTATTCGGCAAAAGAGAGAAGTGCAACAGCCTttcaaaaaaccacaaactgtaGAACTGCAAGAGTATGATGAGAGTCGCTGTGCCAAGTGTAAAA GCTGCTGTGTGCATTCCCAACGACTTGTGCTGTCCCGAATTGGAGAGGACTGGATTTTCCTCATTCTCCTGGGTTTGCTTATGGCTCTGGTGAGCTGGACCATGGACTTCACAATTGCAATTTGCCTACAAG CTCACAAGTGGATGTATGGTGGCTTGGACAATAATGTGTTCTTGCAGTATCTGGCATGGATCACATATCCTGTAGTCCTGATCACTTTCTCTGCTGGATTCACACAGATCCTTGCACCCCAAGCGGTTG GCTCAGGTATACCAGAGATGAAGACTATTCTCCGTGGCGTTGTGCTGAAGGAGTACCTCACACTGAAAACCTTCATTGCAAAAGTCATTGGGTTGACATGTGCACTTGGGAGTGGCTTACCGCTGGGCAAGGAA GGCCCATTTGTTCACGTTGCCAGTATGTGTGCTGCTCTGCTGAGCAAATTTTTGTCCCTTTTTGGAGGAATTTATGAG AATGAGTCTCGTAATATTGAGATGCTTGCTGCAGCCTGTGCTGTGGGTGTTGGATGCTGCTTTGCTGCTCCTATCGGAG GAGTGCTGTTCAGTATAGAAGTCACCTCCACATTCTTTGCTGTAAGAAATTACTGGcgtggtttctttgctgccactTTCAGTGCTTTTATTTTTCGTGTTCTTGCAGTGTGGATCAAAGATGAAG AAACCATCACAGCATTGTTCAAAACCCGTTTTCCTCTTGACTATCCATTTGATCTTCAAGAACTCCCAGCATTTGCTGTTATTGG GATTGCCAGTGGTTTTGGGGGTGCTCTTTTTGTATATCTTAATCGGAAGATTGTAGAGTTCATGCGAAAACAGAAAACAATTAACAGATTCCTGATGAAAAA ACGCCTGCTGTTTCCTGCATTGGTTACACTGCTTATCGCCACTCTGACATTCCCGCCAGGCTTTGGCCAATTCATGGCTGGACAG CTAACACAGAAGGAGACACTTGTGACCTTATTTGATAACAACACATGGGCACAACAAGGCATCTCAGAGGACTTTGTTTACAGGGGAATCTCCACTGTCTGGAAACACCCAAAAGCTAATGTCTTTGTCACCCTGGTTGTCTTTATACTAATGAAG TTTTGGATGTCAGCTTTGGCCACCACCATCCCAGTACCATGTGGAGCCTTCATGCCCGTCTTTGTTATTG GTGCTGCCTTTGGAAGGTTAGTGGGTGAGAGCATGGCTGTGTGGTTCCCTGATGGCATTCAGACGGACGGGAGTACTTATAGAATAGTGCCTGGGGGATATGCAGTAGTGG GAGCAGCTGCCCTTTCTGGTGCTGTCACACACACAGTCTCAACAGCAGTCATTGTGTTTGAACTCACCGGCCAAATCTCTCATATTCTGCCAGTGATGATTGCAGTCATTTTGGCTAATGCAGTGGCTCAAAGTCTTCAACCGTCACTTTATGACAGTATTATCCGTATTAAAAAATTACCCTACCTTCCAGAGTTGGGATGGGGACATCAGGA GAAGTATAATGTAAAGGTGGAGGACATCATGCTAAGGAATATCCCTTTTGTGACTCTGAACTCGAAATATCGTGAACTTCAGGAGCTGCTTACAAACTGCCACCTGAAAAACTTACCACTGGTGGAGACAGCAG AGTCTATGATCCTGCTGGGCTCCATTGACCGTTCACAGTTACTGTCACTTCTGCGGTTTCAGCTCAGCTCAAAAAGGCGCCTGCAGCAACTTCGTGAGCGACAATCTATTGGAAAGAAACCAAGCGAGAACAGTGTGCGATTTCAG ATAACAACAGAAGAATCCACATTCTCACCGCCTCAAGGAGAGACAAAGAAGCCCTTGAAACCAGCCCTGAAACGCACACTCAGTAGCCTGACTGACCCTCCAGCAG ATGATTCTGATAACTCAGTAGGCGCATTGAAAAATATCTTCTGTGCCAGAGACTTCAGTGAACCCATGGAG GGTGAAGATCTGGATGAGATAGATACTATGACTCAGTCACAG ATCTTGGAGTGGGAAGAGCTTCAACTTGAAGAATCAATCAACTTTAATGACTGTAATATAGACCCTGCGCCATTCCAGCTTGTGGAAAGGACATCATTGCATAAA GCACACAATGTTTTTTCCCTGCTTGGACTGGAGCACGCATATGTAACCAGTATAGGACGACTCATTGGAATGGTGACACTGagagag
- the clcn2.S gene encoding chloride channel protein 2 isoform X1: protein MPGNGVQQRALKYEQTLMYGRYTQDLGVFAKEEAERIRQKREVQQPFKKPQTVELQEYDESRCAKCKSCCVHSQRLVLSRIGEDWIFLILLGLLMALVSWTMDFTIAICLQAHKWMYGGLDNNVFLQYLAWITYPVVLITFSAGFTQILAPQAVGSGIPEMKTILRGVVLKEYLTLKTFIAKVIGLTCALGSGLPLGKEGPFVHVASMCAALLSKFLSLFGGIYENESRNIEMLAAACAVGVGCCFAAPIGGVLFSIEVTSTFFAVRNYWRGFFAATFSAFIFRVLAVWIKDEETITALFKTRFPLDYPFDLQELPAFAVIGIASGFGGALFVYLNRKIVEFMRKQKTINRFLMKKRLLFPALVTLLIATLTFPPGFGQFMAGQLTQKETLVTLFDNNTWAQQGISEDFVYRGISTVWKHPKANVFVTLVVFILMKFWMSALATTIPVPCGAFMPVFVIGAAFGRLVGESMAVWFPDGIQTDGSTYRIVPGGYAVVGAAALSGAVTHTVSTAVIVFELTGQISHILPVMIAVILANAVAQSLQPSLYDSIIRIKKLPYLPELGWGHQEKYNVKVEDIMLRNIPFVTLNSKYRELQELLTNCHLKNLPLVETAESMILLGSIDRSQLLSLLRFQLSSKRRLQQLRERQSIGKKPSENSVRFQITTEESTFSPPQGETKKPLKPALKRTLSSLTDPPADDSDNSVGALKNIFCARDFSEPMEAVKNPESPSKKNKSKWKHWHRQGEDLDEIDTMTQSQILEWEELQLEESINFNDCNIDPAPFQLVERTSLHKAHNVFSLLGLEHAYVTSIGRLIGMVTLRELRKAIEGSVTVKGAKLRPPMASFRDSVTSNSDTETTNITKLWERSRRHLLPRESSPSDSDDK, encoded by the exons ATGTATGGCAGGTATACACAGGACCTCGGGGTTTTTGCCAAAGAGGAGGCAGAACGTATTCGGCAAAAGAGAGAAGTGCAACAGCCTttcaaaaaaccacaaactgtaGAACTGCAAGAGTATGATGAGAGTCGCTGTGCCAAGTGTAAAA GCTGCTGTGTGCATTCCCAACGACTTGTGCTGTCCCGAATTGGAGAGGACTGGATTTTCCTCATTCTCCTGGGTTTGCTTATGGCTCTGGTGAGCTGGACCATGGACTTCACAATTGCAATTTGCCTACAAG CTCACAAGTGGATGTATGGTGGCTTGGACAATAATGTGTTCTTGCAGTATCTGGCATGGATCACATATCCTGTAGTCCTGATCACTTTCTCTGCTGGATTCACACAGATCCTTGCACCCCAAGCGGTTG GCTCAGGTATACCAGAGATGAAGACTATTCTCCGTGGCGTTGTGCTGAAGGAGTACCTCACACTGAAAACCTTCATTGCAAAAGTCATTGGGTTGACATGTGCACTTGGGAGTGGCTTACCGCTGGGCAAGGAA GGCCCATTTGTTCACGTTGCCAGTATGTGTGCTGCTCTGCTGAGCAAATTTTTGTCCCTTTTTGGAGGAATTTATGAG AATGAGTCTCGTAATATTGAGATGCTTGCTGCAGCCTGTGCTGTGGGTGTTGGATGCTGCTTTGCTGCTCCTATCGGAG GAGTGCTGTTCAGTATAGAAGTCACCTCCACATTCTTTGCTGTAAGAAATTACTGGcgtggtttctttgctgccactTTCAGTGCTTTTATTTTTCGTGTTCTTGCAGTGTGGATCAAAGATGAAG AAACCATCACAGCATTGTTCAAAACCCGTTTTCCTCTTGACTATCCATTTGATCTTCAAGAACTCCCAGCATTTGCTGTTATTGG GATTGCCAGTGGTTTTGGGGGTGCTCTTTTTGTATATCTTAATCGGAAGATTGTAGAGTTCATGCGAAAACAGAAAACAATTAACAGATTCCTGATGAAAAA ACGCCTGCTGTTTCCTGCATTGGTTACACTGCTTATCGCCACTCTGACATTCCCGCCAGGCTTTGGCCAATTCATGGCTGGACAG CTAACACAGAAGGAGACACTTGTGACCTTATTTGATAACAACACATGGGCACAACAAGGCATCTCAGAGGACTTTGTTTACAGGGGAATCTCCACTGTCTGGAAACACCCAAAAGCTAATGTCTTTGTCACCCTGGTTGTCTTTATACTAATGAAG TTTTGGATGTCAGCTTTGGCCACCACCATCCCAGTACCATGTGGAGCCTTCATGCCCGTCTTTGTTATTG GTGCTGCCTTTGGAAGGTTAGTGGGTGAGAGCATGGCTGTGTGGTTCCCTGATGGCATTCAGACGGACGGGAGTACTTATAGAATAGTGCCTGGGGGATATGCAGTAGTGG GAGCAGCTGCCCTTTCTGGTGCTGTCACACACACAGTCTCAACAGCAGTCATTGTGTTTGAACTCACCGGCCAAATCTCTCATATTCTGCCAGTGATGATTGCAGTCATTTTGGCTAATGCAGTGGCTCAAAGTCTTCAACCGTCACTTTATGACAGTATTATCCGTATTAAAAAATTACCCTACCTTCCAGAGTTGGGATGGGGACATCAGGA GAAGTATAATGTAAAGGTGGAGGACATCATGCTAAGGAATATCCCTTTTGTGACTCTGAACTCGAAATATCGTGAACTTCAGGAGCTGCTTACAAACTGCCACCTGAAAAACTTACCACTGGTGGAGACAGCAG AGTCTATGATCCTGCTGGGCTCCATTGACCGTTCACAGTTACTGTCACTTCTGCGGTTTCAGCTCAGCTCAAAAAGGCGCCTGCAGCAACTTCGTGAGCGACAATCTATTGGAAAGAAACCAAGCGAGAACAGTGTGCGATTTCAG ATAACAACAGAAGAATCCACATTCTCACCGCCTCAAGGAGAGACAAAGAAGCCCTTGAAACCAGCCCTGAAACGCACACTCAGTAGCCTGACTGACCCTCCAGCAG ATGATTCTGATAACTCAGTAGGCGCATTGAAAAATATCTTCTGTGCCAGAGACTTCAGTGAACCCATGGAG GCTGTCAAGAATCCTGAGTCtccctcaaaaaaaaacaaatccaagTGGAAGCATTGGCATAGGCAG GGTGAAGATCTGGATGAGATAGATACTATGACTCAGTCACAG ATCTTGGAGTGGGAAGAGCTTCAACTTGAAGAATCAATCAACTTTAATGACTGTAATATAGACCCTGCGCCATTCCAGCTTGTGGAAAGGACATCATTGCATAAA GCACACAATGTTTTTTCCCTGCTTGGACTGGAGCACGCATATGTAACCAGTATAGGACGACTCATTGGAATGGTGACACTGagagag